The proteins below come from a single Chrysoperla carnea chromosome 1, inChrCarn1.1, whole genome shotgun sequence genomic window:
- the LOC123304491 gene encoding uncharacterized protein DDB_G0287625-like, whose protein sequence is MEVVNSTQLLPGDPRLVDHIVGELKSQGIFDQFRKECIADVDTKPAYQNLRQRVEGNVSNFLSMQKWKSDMNKNQVREMLRKNIQESGFLETGVERIVDQVVNPKINTTFFPQVEDVVYKFLGMEKPEKSTCYDKNKSNLLSINTTDLLPTDLDPISPASDKPIAQNSSMDVDKSDLKIEDEDDEMNDDQKMDDSFKIDEEESPPFEPIGDTSFTLNDENTNDSNVSGISGLSSHASESDLKTKLDVINPDSNSYDKVNHVTKVVTEINEESIKMDVSEDIETVKNDTEQNYESVNMDISSSDSNGEESADNSNVVEVKTEELSIEIKEDITNNNDDEAMNKTDIKLNEQTYNDVKVEVNGTEVSEKQSEVVEEINEVKVEDIKGIASEEIKETTAEETKLEETKEIKIESDNNSESKELSDNKKSEIKEFSDNPKTEIKELLDNNKSDSKELSDNKKSDSKELSENKKSENKESSDKKSSKDHRSSDRDKKRHSSSSSSRNRDKDRDSRSSHSSKDRKDYKKDDKKYDNKSDKDSSKGKEKDDKYDSKTEKDSSKNKEKDDKLKKDSKSSSSSSKDSSRKSRDHDSKSSSSKRGSSSNTSSSRDRKTSSSRDSSNRDKNRSSSSSKSKDRRDSSRDNRDDKKYKDKEYGERKHSKDETADKKRDESKDKNRNELKDESLDKSKDDVKDKSKNDSKDKNKDDNKDKNKEDSKDKIKEDTKDKNKDDAKDKNRDEKRKYDSKSKSDKEKSSRNDSNDKEKSNKTESKHSTKSSINNKKDSKKENSNKKSTKDDHSSSREKNNDNRRSTDRDSNDGSSGNSHNSTVTGNATNQKSTALSDNLNSQSGESGDPTSDSTTDQLEGNNENVTNAAIKSPIKVDVTESTEVLLNTSSNGFPKTKKRSFSDLDMHQGQFSTQILDGQIQVKLKKPKFASNIFEARRLMKIRKRLEKLERKRQKQLNEAHQIECSLSPDANSLDSIANGSISSSDELENDNSSIASTELEISNSSQVESDIPKPEENKKSQTLSPKEANKSPTVSPKHVNKSPTDSPKHTNKSLIDSLKHTNKPSNDSPKHTNKPSSDSPKHTNKLPTDSPKTTNKSPTDLPKHTNESSTDSPKHTKKSPNVSPKHTNKLPTVVTPKEDAVNKSDCKETTSKPTTESPNIVYSSDGEDCLYLSPKASPTAERFLKEIATFKKRGPIISETDDTGSDISDNSLNTRGSLRRSRKPNMRYLSKDYTSEIELDTAETSVEKEEEKDEKSVKITRSSKRKANLDESADVETNENNNVKAAKLQCQVNLIEMDISNKSTPPATPIADQEIKPLKKGTKARKAKKSITTVNESFVLPLSPESDASNTPIPDTKTNISRKESKDENKEDKSKVQKVDKQALKAAKAATQRYSSDDLYKPRPVIGTTRRSRAAHNNSLT, encoded by the exons ATGGAAGTTGTGAATAGTACACAATTATTACCTGGGGATCCCCGTTTAGTTGATCATATAGTTGGTGAATTAAAATCACAAGGTATATTCGACCAATTTCGAAAAGAATGTATCGCTGATGTTGATACGAAACCAGCTTATCAAAATCTTCGGCAGCGTGTTGAAGGAAacgtttccaattttttaagtatGCAAAAGTGGAAATCCGATATGAATAAAAATCAAGTTCGTGAAATGTTACGTAAAAATATTCAAGA gtcTGGATTCCTTGAGACAGGAGTTGAAAGAATTGTAGACCAAGTTGTAAATCCAAAAATCAACACAACATTCTTTCCACAAGTGGAGGATGTAGTGTACAAATTTTTGGGAATGGAGAAACCTGAAAAATCAACTTGTTacgataaaaataaatcgaatctGCTTTCAATAAATACAACGGATCTTCTACCAACAGATTTGGATCCAATTTCGCCAGCATCTGATAAACCAATTGCACAAAATTCAAGTATGGATGTCGACaaaagtgatttaaaaattgaagatgAAGATGATGAAATGAATGACGATCAAAAAATGGAtgatagttttaaaattgaCGAAGAAGAATCTCCACCATTTGAACCTATTGGAGATACAAGTTTTACACTTAATGATGAAAATACAAATGATTCAAATGTTTCTGGAATTTCTGGTTTGAGTAGTCACGCTTCTGAATctgatttaaaaactaaattagaTGTTATAAATCCTGACTCAAATAGTTATGATAAAGTTAACCATGTGACAAAAGTAGTTACCGAAATTAACGAGGAATCTATTAAAATGGATGTTTCGGAAGATATTGAAACAGTTAAAAACGATACGGAGCAAAATTATGAAAGTGTTAATATGGATATCAGCTCTTCTGATAGCAATGGAGAAGAATCAGCTGATAATTCAAACGTTGTTGAAGTAAAAACTGAAGAATTATCAATTGAAATTAAGGAAGATATTACgaataataatgatgatgagGCCATGAATAAAACAgatatcaaattaaatgaacaaacTTACAATGACGTAAAGGTGGAAGTTAATGGTACTGAAGTATCAGAAAAACAATCTGAAGTTGTTGAAGAAATTAATGAAGTTAAAGTCGAAGACATCAAGGGAATTGCCAGTGAAGAAATTAAAGAAACTACAGCTGAAGAAACTAAATTAGAAGAGacgaaagaaattaaaattgaatcagATAACAATTCTGAAAGCAAAGAATTGtcagataataaaaaatctgaaatcAAAGAATTTTCAGATAATCCAAAAACTGAAATCAAAGAattgttagataataataaatctgaTAGTAAAGAATTAtcagataataaaaaatctgaTAGCAAAGaattatcagaaaataaaaaatctgaaaacaaAGAATCGTCTGATAAAAAATCGTCTAAAGATCATCGATCCTCTGATCGTGACAAAAAACGACATAGTAGTAGCAGTTCTAGTCGAAATCGTGACAAAGACAGAGACAGCCGTAGTAGTCACAGCAGCAAAGATCGTAAAGACTATAAAAAAGATGACAAAAAATACGATAATAAAAGTGACAAAGATTCGTCTAAAGGAAAAGAAAAGGATGACAAATACGATAGTAAAACCGAAAAAGATTCgtctaaaaataaagaaaaggaTGATAAACTTAAAAAGGATTCAAAATCAAGTAGCTCATCGTCAAAAGATTCTTCACGAAAATCGCGTGATCATGATAGTAAATCAAGTTCATCAAAACGTGGAAGCAGTTCAAATACATCATCAAGCCGTGATCGTAAAACATCCAGTTCAAGAGATAGCAGTAATCGTGATAAAAATAGATCAAGTTCATCATCAAAGTCTAAAGATAGGCGTGATTCATCTCGTGACAATAgagatgataaaaaatataaggaCAAAGAATATGGTGAACGAAAACATAGTAAAGATGAAACTGCAGATAAAAAACGTGATGAATCTAAAGATAAAAATCGTAATGAATTAAAAGATGAGTCATTGGATAAAAGTAAAGATGACGTAAAAGATAAAagcaaaaatgattcaaaagataaaaataaggacgataataaagacaaaaataaagAGGATtctaaagataaaattaaagaagatacaaaagataaaaataaagatgatGCAAAAGATAAAAATCGGGATGAAAAACGTAAATATGATTCAAAATCTAAATCAGATAAAGAAAAAAGCAGTAGAAATGATTCAAACGACAAAGAAAAATCCAATAAAACTGAGTCAAAACACTCAACGAAATCttcaattaataacaaaaaagatTCGAAGAAAGAAAATAGCAATAAAAAATCGACAAAAGATGATCATTCTAGTTCTCGcgaaaaaaataatgacaatcgTCGATCAACGGATCGTGATTCCAACGATGGATCATCAGGAAATTCACACAATTCAACCGTTACAGGAAATGCGACAAATCAAAAATCTACCGCATTAtcagataatttaaattcacaATCAGGGGAATCTGGTGATCCAACTTCTGATTCCACCACCGATCAATTAGAgggaaataatgaaaatgttaCAAATGCAGCGATTAAAAGTCCAATTAAAGTAGATGTTACAGAATCGACagaagttttattaaatacatcatCAAATGGGTTCCCTAAAACAAAGAAGCGGTCATTTTCAGATTTAGATATGCATCAAGGACAATTTTCAACGCAAATTCTTGATGGACAAAttcaagtgaaattaaaaaaacctaaatttGCATCGAATATATTCGAAGCACGTCGATTAATGAAAATCCGTAAGCGATTAGAAAAATTAGAACGTAAACGACAAAAACAGCTTAATGAAGCTCATCAAATCGAATGTAGTTTAAGTCCCGATGCCAATTCTTTAGATTCGATTGCTAACGGAAGTATTTCATCTAGTGATGAATTAGAAAATGATAATTCTTCAATTGCTTCAACTGAACTAGAAATTTCAAATAGTTCACAAGtggaaagtgatattccaaagCCAGAAGAAAACAAAAAGTCACAAACTCTTTCACCAAAAGAAGCAAACAAATCGCCAACTGTTTCACCAAAACATGTAAATAAATCACCAACTGATTCAccaaaacatacaaataaatcattaattgaTTCactaaaacatacaaataaaccATCAAATGATTCAccaaaacatacaaataaaccATCATCTGATTCAccaaaacatacaaataaattaccaaCTGATTCACCAAAAACTACAAATAAATCACCAACTGATTTACCAAAACATACAAATGAATCATCAACTGATTCGCCAAAACATACAAAGAAATCACCAAATGTTTCAccaaaacatacaaataaattaccaaCTGTTGTTACACCAAAAGAAGATGCTGTTAATAAGAGTGATTGTAAAGAAACCACTTCAAAACCAACTACTGAATCGCCGAATATAGTTTATTCCAGCGATGGGGaagattgtttatatttaagtcCGAAGGCAAGTCCAACTGCCGAACGTTTCTTAAAAGAAATTGCTACATTTAAAAAACGTGGTCCAATTATCTCAGAAACTGATGATACCGGTAGTGATATATCAGATAATTCTTTGAATACTCGAGGTTCATTACGACGATCAAGGAAACCAAACATGAGATATTTATCAAAAGATTATACATCAGAAATAGAATTAGACACAGCTGAAACTAGTGTTGAAAAGGAGGaagaaaaagatgaaaaaagtgttaaaattacTAGAAGTTCAAAACGTAAAGCCAATTTAGACGAATCAGCTGATgttgaaacaaatgaaaataataatgtcaAAGCAGCAAAATTGCAATGTCAAg TAAATCTCATTGAAATGGATATATCTAACAAAAGCACACCACCTGCAACTCCTATCGCTGATCAAGAAATAAAACCCTTGAAGAAGGGCACAAAAGCACGAAAAGCCAAGAAAAGTATTACCACAG taaatgAATCATTTGTATTGCCATTGAGTCCAGAAAGTGATGCATCCAACACTCCAATTCCTGATACAAAAACGAACATTTCGCGAAAAGAATCCAAAGACGAAAATAAAGAAGACAAATCCAAAGTACAAAAAGTAGATAAACaag CTTTGAAAGCAGCAAAAGCAGCCACACAACGATATTCAAGTGATGATTTGTACAAACCACGACCAGTAATTGGTACCACACGACGTAGTCGAGCTGctcataataattcattaacatAG